A region of Photobacterium sanguinicancri DNA encodes the following proteins:
- a CDS encoding LysE/ArgO family amino acid transporter, which produces MSIWALLQGFGLGASLIIPIGAQNAYVLNQGIKRNHHLTTATICSVCDVIFISLGIFGGGALLSSNETLLTSVTVGGILFLLFYGSLSLRSALKPQNTEEQTQQVTARGRRAVILGALAVTVLNPHLYLDTVVILGSIGGQFEGSDRVAFAIGTIFASFAWFYTLSIGAAKLGPTLSKPKVKRGIDLAVAAMMLFIATHLANGLWIQYVA; this is translated from the coding sequence ATGAGCATTTGGGCTTTATTACAAGGATTTGGCTTAGGCGCGAGCTTAATCATTCCAATTGGTGCACAGAATGCTTACGTTTTAAATCAAGGCATAAAACGTAATCACCATCTGACCACGGCAACCATTTGTAGTGTTTGTGATGTAATTTTCATTAGCCTTGGTATTTTTGGCGGCGGTGCACTCCTTTCAAGTAACGAAACCTTACTGACCTCCGTCACTGTCGGCGGTATTTTATTTCTACTTTTTTACGGCAGCCTATCGCTGCGTAGTGCGCTAAAACCACAAAATACAGAAGAACAAACCCAACAAGTAACAGCTCGAGGTCGTAGAGCCGTTATATTGGGGGCACTAGCTGTGACGGTACTCAACCCACATTTGTACTTAGACACTGTGGTGATTCTAGGATCGATTGGCGGTCAGTTTGAAGGCAGCGATCGAGTCGCTTTCGCCATTGGTACAATTTTCGCGTCTTTTGCTTGGTTCTATACCTTATCGATTGGCGCGGCAAAACTAGGCCCAACATTGTCAAAACCCAAGGTAAAGCGCGGTATCGATCTTGCTGTTGCCGCTATGATGCTCTTTATTGCTACTCATTTAGCCAACGGACTTTGGATACAGTATGTCGCTTAA
- the serA gene encoding phosphoglycerate dehydrogenase has protein sequence MDNVSLDKEKIKVLLLEGLHPSAIEALQQAGYTNIEYHKGSLAGDELIEAIKDAHFVGIRSRTQLTEEVFAAAKKLAAVGCFCIGTNQVELESATRRGIPVFNAPFSNTRSVAELVLGEILLLLRGIPEKNAKAHRGEWFKSADASFEARGKRLGIIGYGHIGTQLGILAENLGMRVYFYDIENKLSLGNATQVFSMSELLNKCDVISLHVPETPETQDMMGAEEFARMKPGSIFINAARGTVVDIDSLCSALESKHIAGAAIDVFPVEPKTNKDPFESPLMQYDNVLLTPHIGGSTQEAQANIGLEVAGKLAKYSDNGSTLSAVGFPEVSLPEHRDCSRLLHIHENRPGILNQITTIFATEGINIAAQYLQTGAEIGYVVIDVETERSEEALGKLKQIEGTIRARILH, from the coding sequence ATGGATAATGTTTCACTGGATAAAGAAAAAATCAAAGTGCTTCTACTTGAGGGCCTCCACCCTTCAGCAATTGAAGCACTTCAACAAGCGGGTTACACCAACATTGAGTACCACAAGGGCTCATTGGCAGGTGATGAGCTAATCGAAGCCATCAAAGACGCACATTTTGTCGGGATCCGTTCTCGTACTCAACTGACCGAAGAAGTCTTTGCCGCTGCGAAAAAACTCGCAGCCGTTGGCTGTTTCTGCATCGGTACCAATCAAGTTGAACTTGAGTCAGCGACTCGTCGCGGTATCCCAGTATTCAATGCCCCATTCTCTAATACCCGTAGTGTTGCTGAATTAGTGTTAGGAGAAATCTTATTACTATTGCGCGGCATTCCAGAAAAGAACGCTAAAGCTCACCGTGGTGAATGGTTCAAATCAGCTGATGCATCCTTTGAAGCCCGAGGCAAACGCCTAGGCATTATTGGTTACGGTCATATCGGTACACAACTGGGTATTCTGGCAGAAAACCTCGGAATGCGAGTGTACTTCTACGACATTGAAAACAAGCTGTCTTTGGGTAACGCCACCCAAGTGTTCTCAATGAGCGAGCTGCTCAATAAATGTGATGTAATTAGCCTTCACGTACCTGAAACACCAGAAACACAAGACATGATGGGGGCGGAAGAGTTTGCCCGCATGAAGCCAGGCTCAATCTTCATTAATGCCGCTCGTGGTACTGTGGTAGATATTGATTCACTCTGCAGTGCACTGGAAAGTAAGCACATTGCGGGCGCAGCGATTGATGTGTTCCCTGTTGAACCAAAAACCAATAAAGACCCGTTCGAATCACCATTAATGCAATACGACAACGTATTACTGACGCCGCACATTGGTGGTTCAACCCAAGAAGCCCAAGCAAATATCGGCCTTGAAGTCGCAGGTAAGTTGGCGAAATACTCAGATAATGGCTCAACATTATCAGCGGTTGGTTTCCCAGAGGTATCACTACCTGAACATCGTGACTGCTCACGCTTACTCCACATTCACGAAAACCGCCCTGGTATTCTAAACCAGATAACAACGATTTTTGCGACAGAAGGCATCAATATCGCCGCACAATACCTACAAACTGGTGCTGAAATTGGTTATGTTGTCATTGATGTTGAAACTGAGCGTTCAGAAGAAGCTCTCGGTAAGCTCAAGCAAATTGAAGGGACGATTAGGGCGCGTATTCTACACTAA
- the rpiA gene encoding ribose-5-phosphate isomerase RpiA, translating to MTQDEMKKAAGWAALDYVKKGSIVGVGTGSTVNHFIDALESRKEEIKGAVSSSVASTERLEKIGIPVFDANEVSSLDVYVDGADEINGDFDMIKGGGAALTREKIVAAIAKKFICIVDDTKQVDVLGQFPLPVEVIPMARSFIGRELVKLGGDPVYREGCVTDNGNIILDVHNMKITDAKDLEKKINALPGVVTVGLFAERGADALLVGSPEGVKKFEK from the coding sequence ATGACTCAAGATGAAATGAAAAAAGCTGCCGGCTGGGCTGCACTAGACTACGTAAAAAAAGGCAGCATTGTCGGTGTGGGCACAGGCTCTACCGTAAATCACTTCATTGATGCTCTTGAATCGCGCAAAGAAGAAATTAAAGGTGCTGTATCAAGCTCTGTCGCGTCAACTGAACGCCTAGAGAAAATTGGTATCCCTGTATTTGATGCTAACGAAGTATCAAGCCTTGATGTTTACGTTGATGGCGCAGACGAAATCAATGGCGATTTCGACATGATCAAAGGCGGCGGTGCTGCACTTACCCGTGAAAAAATCGTGGCGGCAATCGCGAAGAAATTCATCTGTATTGTTGACGATACTAAGCAAGTTGATGTACTTGGCCAATTCCCACTGCCAGTTGAAGTGATCCCTATGGCTCGCTCTTTCATTGGTCGTGAACTGGTTAAACTTGGTGGTGATCCCGTTTACCGTGAAGGCTGTGTGACTGATAACGGCAACATCATTCTTGATGTACACAACATGAAAATTACCGACGCCAAAGATCTTGAGAAAAAGATCAACGCACTACCAGGCGTAGTGACTGTGGGTCTTTTCGCAGAACGTGGCGCTGACGCCCTACTAGTGGGTAGCCCTGAAGGCGTGAAAAAATTCGAAAAGTAA
- the epd gene encoding erythrose-4-phosphate dehydrogenase — MTLKVAINGFGRIGRSVLRALYESGKHQQIDIVAVNELAEPEAMAHLLQYDTSHGRFFKPVSHDQEHLFIAHENGEQDSIRILHQTDINLLPWRDLDVDIVFDCTGIFGSREDGLAHIQAGAKKVLFSHPAATDIDNTIIYGVNHETLKPEDRIVSNGSCTTNCIVPVIKVLDDAFGIESGTITTIHSSMNDQQVIDAYHTDLRRTRAASQSIIPVDTKLHLGIGRIFPKLSDKFEAISVRVPTINVTAMDLSVTVKTNVKVNDVNQSLLDATRCTLANIVDYTEAPLVSIDFNHDPHSAIVDGTQTRVSNQHLIKMLVWCDNEWGFANRMLDTALAMHQSYDGLPTGE, encoded by the coding sequence ATGACACTAAAAGTCGCAATTAACGGATTTGGCCGCATCGGTCGCAGTGTGTTACGCGCCCTGTACGAGAGCGGTAAACACCAGCAAATAGACATCGTGGCAGTAAATGAGTTGGCTGAGCCTGAAGCAATGGCCCACTTGTTACAATACGACACTAGCCATGGTCGTTTCTTTAAGCCTGTCTCTCATGATCAGGAGCACTTGTTTATTGCCCATGAAAATGGCGAACAAGACTCTATTCGTATCCTTCATCAAACAGATATTAATTTACTGCCTTGGCGTGACCTCGATGTTGACATTGTGTTTGACTGTACGGGGATTTTTGGTTCGCGTGAAGATGGCTTAGCCCACATTCAAGCGGGCGCTAAGAAAGTGTTATTTTCTCACCCTGCTGCAACGGATATCGACAATACAATTATTTATGGTGTTAACCATGAAACATTGAAACCAGAAGACCGTATTGTGTCGAATGGTTCATGTACCACTAACTGTATTGTGCCTGTTATTAAAGTGCTGGACGATGCCTTCGGGATCGAGTCGGGCACTATCACAACGATTCACTCTTCCATGAATGACCAACAGGTCATTGATGCGTACCACACTGATTTACGTCGAACTCGCGCTGCGAGCCAATCAATTATTCCTGTTGATACTAAATTACATTTAGGTATCGGTCGTATATTTCCGAAACTTTCTGACAAGTTTGAGGCGATTTCGGTTCGTGTACCTACAATAAATGTGACGGCGATGGATTTAAGCGTCACAGTTAAAACAAATGTGAAAGTTAATGACGTAAATCAATCACTGTTGGACGCGACTCGTTGTACATTAGCAAATATAGTGGATTACACAGAAGCACCGCTGGTCTCAATCGACTTTAATCACGATCCCCATAGCGCGATAGTCGACGGTACACAAACCCGAGTCAGTAATCAGCATCTTATTAAAATGCTGGTGTGGTGTGATAACGAATGGGGATTTGCCAATCGGATGTTAGATACCGCATTGGCGATGCATCAAAGCTACGATGGTCTCCCAACGGGAGAGTAG
- a CDS encoding LysR family transcriptional regulator ArgP, which yields MRGLDYRWVAALDAVVAQRGFERAAEHLCITQSAVSQRIKQLEKLMAQPLLVREQPPRPTAAGQKLLGLYRRVRLLEQELLPELTPDDISQPLSVSLATNADSLATWLLPALSPLLKARRIELTLLIEDEARTLDRLRSGEVVGAISMDQTPMPGCVADYLGRVDFLCVASPEFKARYFADGTTRDNLFAAPAVAFDHHDDMHEQFIQQHFNLPVGSLMKHTVRSSEAFVKMATEGLAYCLIPRIQIIDELAAGDLVNLTPDITLIRRLYWHHWALESGVLTELSERLVQHAQQVLPQ from the coding sequence ATGAGAGGGTTAGATTATCGTTGGGTTGCCGCATTAGATGCGGTGGTGGCACAGCGTGGTTTTGAGCGGGCGGCAGAGCACCTTTGTATTACACAATCTGCGGTGTCTCAACGGATCAAGCAACTTGAAAAGCTGATGGCGCAACCCTTGTTAGTCCGCGAGCAACCACCACGACCGACCGCCGCAGGACAAAAGTTACTAGGGCTATATCGTCGAGTACGATTGCTAGAGCAAGAGCTTTTACCTGAACTCACGCCTGATGACATCAGCCAACCATTGTCGGTGTCTTTAGCGACCAATGCCGATAGTTTGGCAACATGGTTATTACCAGCCTTAAGTCCATTATTGAAAGCACGTCGGATCGAATTAACCTTATTGATCGAAGATGAAGCACGAACCTTAGATAGACTGCGTAGTGGCGAAGTCGTCGGGGCGATCAGCATGGATCAAACGCCAATGCCTGGGTGTGTTGCAGATTATTTAGGGCGAGTGGACTTTCTGTGTGTTGCCAGCCCTGAATTTAAAGCGCGTTATTTTGCTGATGGAACGACGCGCGATAACCTATTTGCAGCGCCCGCGGTAGCGTTTGATCATCATGATGATATGCATGAACAATTTATTCAACAGCACTTTAATTTACCTGTCGGCAGCTTGATGAAACACACGGTACGATCCTCGGAAGCTTTTGTGAAAATGGCGACCGAAGGTCTTGCATATTGCTTGATCCCTCGTATACAGATTATTGATGAACTTGCGGCGGGCGACCTTGTAAACCTTACCCCAGATATTACGTTAATTCGTCGTTTATACTGGCATCATTGGGCGTTAGAAAGCGGGGTTCTGACTGAATTATCTGAGCGTTTGGTGCAGCATGCTCAGCAGGTTCTACCGCAATAA
- a CDS encoding phosphoglycerate kinase, with translation MSVIKMTDLELAGKRVFIRADLNVPVKDGKVTSDARILASLPTIKMCLEAGAKVMVTSHLGRPTEGEYAEEFSLAPVVNYLNDALDCDVKLAKDYLDGLELNAGELVVLENVRFNKGEKKNEEALSKKYAALCDIFVMDAFGTAHRAQASTHGVGTNAPVACAGPLLAAELEALGKAMDNPARPLVAIVGGSKVSTKLTVLESLSKIADQLVVGGGIANTFIAAEGHNVGKSLYEADLVETAKKLMKECAIPVATDVACAKAFDENAEAEIKNVADVQDDDMIFDLGPDSTAALAEIISNAKTILWNGPVGVFEFKNFEAGTAGISKAIADSEGFSVAGGGDTLAAIDKFGIKADVSYISTGGGAFLEFVEGKVLPAVAMLEERAKA, from the coding sequence ATGTCTGTAATCAAGATGACTGACCTGGAACTTGCAGGTAAACGCGTATTTATCCGTGCTGACCTAAACGTGCCAGTAAAAGACGGTAAAGTAACTTCAGATGCTCGTATTCTTGCATCTCTACCAACTATCAAAATGTGCCTAGAAGCTGGCGCAAAAGTAATGGTTACTTCTCACCTTGGTCGTCCTACTGAAGGCGAATACGCAGAAGAGTTTTCGCTAGCACCTGTAGTTAACTACCTAAACGACGCACTAGATTGCGACGTTAAACTAGCAAAAGATTACCTAGACGGCTTAGAGCTGAACGCAGGTGAGCTAGTTGTTCTTGAAAACGTTCGCTTTAACAAAGGCGAAAAGAAGAACGAAGAAGCACTATCTAAAAAATATGCTGCACTATGTGACATCTTCGTGATGGATGCATTTGGTACCGCTCACCGTGCACAAGCATCTACACACGGCGTTGGTACTAACGCTCCTGTAGCATGTGCGGGTCCTCTACTAGCCGCTGAACTTGAAGCTCTTGGTAAAGCAATGGACAACCCAGCGCGTCCACTTGTTGCTATCGTTGGTGGTTCTAAAGTATCTACTAAACTGACTGTTCTTGAGTCTTTATCAAAAATTGCTGACCAACTTGTTGTTGGCGGTGGTATCGCAAACACATTCATCGCAGCTGAAGGCCACAACGTTGGTAAATCACTGTACGAAGCAGACTTAGTAGAGACTGCTAAGAAGCTAATGAAAGAGTGTGCAATCCCTGTAGCGACTGACGTTGCATGTGCGAAAGCATTCGACGAAAACGCAGAAGCAGAAATCAAAAACGTTGCTGACGTTCAAGACGACGACATGATCTTCGACCTTGGTCCAGATTCAACTGCTGCACTTGCTGAAATTATCAGCAATGCAAAAACAATTCTTTGGAATGGTCCAGTTGGCGTATTTGAATTCAAAAACTTTGAAGCAGGTACTGCAGGCATTTCTAAAGCAATCGCAGATTCAGAAGGCTTCTCTGTTGCCGGCGGTGGTGACACGCTAGCAGCTATCGATAAGTTCGGTATTAAAGCTGACGTTTCTTACATTTCTACTGGTGGTGGTGCATTCCTTGAGTTCGTTGAAGGTAAAGTACTTCCTGCAGTTGCAATGCTTGAAGAGCGTGCAAAAGCATAA
- the mscS gene encoding small-conductance mechanosensitive channel MscS, with protein sequence MTESVADKVVDTITDNELTSGVLNAGTWVTDNQDLLVQYAVNLISALLILFIGNLIVKGIANGVAKVLRKKKMDDAVVEFLHSLVRYLLFVIVLIAALGRLGVQTASVVAVIGAAGLAIGLALQGSLSNFAAGVLIVSFRPFKSGDYVEIGGVAGSVESIQIFSTVLKTPDNKMVVVPNGSVIGSPITNYSRHATRRIDYVIGVSYDADLKKTKEVLTRVVAAEPRVLKDPEPTVGVVALADSSVNFVVRPWVNTEDYWGVYFDLLQAIKEELDKENIGIPYPQMDVHLNKQEG encoded by the coding sequence ATGACCGAGAGTGTAGCCGACAAGGTAGTCGACACTATTACTGATAATGAGTTAACGTCAGGCGTACTTAATGCAGGTACTTGGGTTACTGATAACCAAGATCTTCTTGTCCAGTATGCCGTTAACTTAATTTCTGCTTTGCTGATTTTGTTCATTGGTAACTTGATCGTTAAAGGCATTGCGAATGGCGTAGCGAAAGTGCTGCGTAAGAAAAAAATGGATGATGCAGTCGTTGAGTTTCTTCACTCACTCGTGCGTTACCTGCTATTTGTTATCGTATTAATTGCAGCTTTAGGCCGTTTAGGTGTTCAAACCGCTTCAGTGGTTGCTGTGATCGGTGCCGCGGGTTTAGCGATTGGTCTAGCGCTGCAAGGTTCACTGTCTAACTTTGCTGCGGGTGTATTAATTGTTAGCTTCCGTCCATTCAAATCTGGCGATTACGTTGAGATTGGTGGCGTAGCGGGTTCTGTTGAGTCTATCCAAATTTTCTCGACAGTACTAAAAACACCTGATAACAAAATGGTTGTCGTTCCTAATGGTTCAGTAATTGGTAGCCCTATTACTAACTACTCCCGCCATGCAACGCGTCGAATCGACTATGTTATTGGCGTATCTTACGATGCAGATCTTAAGAAGACTAAAGAAGTTTTAACGCGCGTTGTTGCAGCTGAGCCTCGTGTGCTTAAAGATCCTGAACCAACTGTTGGTGTGGTAGCACTGGCTGATTCATCTGTGAACTTTGTGGTTCGCCCATGGGTGAATACAGAAGACTACTGGGGTGTGTACTTTGATTTGCTACAAGCAATTAAAGAAGAATTGGATAAAGAAAATATCGGTATCCCATACCCACAAATGGATGTGCACCTTAACAAGCAAGAAGGCTAA
- a CDS encoding YbaK/EbsC family protein gives MSLNTLEQIYQTNINLFNQADVPYQAWQHEPILDFETDARIANELGWTASPSKSLFMKIKGGGHCLLLTHRDSRLDSKLVKQVVGKRVSVCSNDEMVAATGCVPGAVCPFALPEDVIILVDPVVYLHQELMYTPGKPDYTFAFETKHLDALLTTLPNQVIRLPADVPA, from the coding sequence ATGTCGCTTAATACGTTAGAACAGATCTACCAGACCAACATCAACTTATTCAACCAAGCGGATGTACCTTATCAAGCTTGGCAACATGAACCGATTTTAGACTTCGAAACAGACGCTCGTATTGCGAATGAACTGGGTTGGACGGCATCACCAAGCAAGAGCCTATTCATGAAAATCAAAGGTGGAGGTCACTGTTTGCTCTTAACCCACCGTGATAGCCGCCTTGACAGTAAACTGGTCAAGCAAGTGGTCGGCAAGCGAGTATCTGTGTGCAGTAACGACGAAATGGTAGCGGCAACAGGTTGTGTGCCAGGGGCTGTTTGTCCCTTTGCGCTACCGGAAGACGTGATCATTTTAGTCGACCCTGTGGTCTATTTACATCAAGAACTGATGTACACACCAGGTAAACCGGATTACACCTTTGCGTTTGAGACCAAGCATCTTGATGCACTCTTAACAACTTTGCCAAATCAGGTTATTCGATTACCCGCCGATGTCCCTGCATAA
- a CDS encoding oxidative stress defense protein, with protein MKKTLLATVLGATALLSMNVSAADVAFPHLVTQGNGEVTVTADMAILHVEVAEKRETAKEAKQAVDKAVVAFMARLEKQGVKREDIKSANISLNPEYTYPKNKEPKLIGYRANRQVTVTVNQLAKLNTYLDGSLVDGINRIQNIELKSSKETEIKQQARLAAIKDAQAKAESIASGFGESLDGVWKITYLTQNAQPYYAQARMAAYSANDAAESYQNDQLVIKDRVDVVFKLID; from the coding sequence ATGAAAAAGACGTTACTGGCCACTGTACTTGGTGCGACAGCACTACTATCTATGAATGTATCTGCTGCTGATGTGGCGTTTCCACATCTTGTTACTCAAGGTAACGGCGAAGTGACCGTTACTGCGGATATGGCTATTTTGCATGTTGAAGTCGCCGAAAAGCGTGAAACGGCTAAAGAAGCAAAGCAAGCGGTTGATAAAGCGGTTGTGGCTTTCATGGCACGATTAGAGAAACAAGGCGTGAAACGCGAAGACATTAAGAGTGCAAATATTTCATTAAACCCAGAATACACTTATCCGAAAAACAAAGAGCCAAAACTGATTGGCTACCGTGCGAATCGTCAAGTGACGGTAACGGTGAATCAGTTAGCTAAACTGAATACCTACCTGGATGGATCTTTGGTTGATGGTATTAACCGTATCCAGAATATTGAGTTGAAAAGCAGTAAAGAAACCGAAATTAAGCAGCAAGCGCGCTTAGCAGCGATTAAAGATGCCCAAGCGAAAGCTGAGTCGATCGCAAGTGGCTTTGGTGAAAGCTTAGACGGGGTATGGAAAATTACCTACCTGACACAAAATGCGCAGCCTTATTATGCTCAAGCGCGTATGGCTGCTTACTCAGCAAACGATGCTGCTGAGAGTTACCAAAACGATCAGCTGGTGATTAAAGATCGTGTCGACGTGGTATTTAAGCTGATTGATTAA
- the fbaA gene encoding class II fructose-bisphosphate aldolase, with protein sequence MSKIFDFVKPGVISGDDVQKVFEVAKENKFALPAVNVVNTDTINGVLEAAAKVKAPVVVQFSNGGAGFFAGKGVKLEGQGAQILGAVAGAKYVHAVAEAYGVPVILHTDHAAKKLLPWIDGLLDAGEAFFAETGKPLFSSHMIDLSEESLEENIEISGKYLARMAKMGMTLEIELGCTGGEEDGVDNSDMDASELYTSPEDVAYAYEKLTAISPRFTIAASFGNVHGVYQAGNVVLTPTILRDSQAYCAEKFGIAPNALNFVFHGGSGSSEAEIQESIGYGVIKMNIDTDTQWASWDGVRTYEAENRDFLQGQIGNPTGESAPNKKYYDPRVWLRAGQASMVTRLEKAFSDLNAIDVL encoded by the coding sequence ATGTCTAAGATCTTCGATTTTGTAAAACCTGGTGTGATTTCTGGCGACGACGTACAGAAAGTATTTGAAGTAGCAAAAGAAAACAAATTTGCTCTTCCAGCTGTAAACGTAGTTAACACTGATACTATCAATGGTGTTCTAGAAGCAGCGGCTAAAGTTAAAGCGCCAGTTGTAGTTCAGTTCTCTAACGGCGGTGCTGGTTTCTTCGCTGGTAAAGGCGTTAAACTTGAAGGTCAAGGCGCACAAATCCTTGGTGCAGTAGCTGGTGCAAAATACGTACACGCTGTTGCTGAAGCTTACGGTGTTCCAGTTATTCTTCACACTGACCACGCAGCTAAGAAACTTCTTCCTTGGATCGACGGTCTACTAGACGCTGGTGAAGCATTCTTCGCAGAAACTGGTAAGCCTCTTTTCTCTTCTCACATGATTGACCTTTCTGAAGAGTCACTAGAAGAGAACATCGAAATTTCTGGTAAGTACCTAGCGCGTATGGCGAAAATGGGTATGACTCTAGAAATCGAACTAGGTTGTACTGGTGGTGAAGAAGACGGCGTTGATAACTCTGATATGGACGCATCTGAGCTTTACACTTCTCCTGAAGACGTTGCTTACGCATACGAGAAACTAACGGCTATTAGCCCACGTTTCACTATCGCTGCATCTTTCGGTAACGTACACGGTGTTTACCAAGCTGGTAACGTTGTACTGACTCCAACTATCCTACGTGATTCTCAAGCATACTGTGCTGAGAAATTCGGTATCGCACCGAACGCACTAAACTTCGTATTCCACGGTGGTTCTGGTTCTTCTGAAGCAGAAATTCAAGAGTCTATCGGTTACGGTGTTATCAAAATGAACATCGATACTGATACACAGTGGGCATCTTGGGATGGCGTTCGTACATACGAAGCTGAAAACCGTGATTTCCTACAAGGTCAAATCGGTAACCCAACTGGCGAATCTGCGCCAAACAAGAAGTACTACGATCCACGCGTATGGCTACGTGCTGGTCAAGCTTCTATGGTTACTCGTCTTGAGAAAGCATTCTCTGACCTTAACGCAATCGACGTACTATAA